A DNA window from Aureibaculum sp. 2308TA14-22 contains the following coding sequences:
- a CDS encoding nucleoside-diphosphate kinase — protein sequence MTTNRTFTMLKPDSVEKGNIGAILEKINAAGFRIVAMKLTQMTESDAKAFYAVHKERPFYGDLVEYMTRGPIVAAILEKTNAVEDFRALIGATNPEEAAEGTIRKLFATSISENAVHGSDSDENAAIEGAFHFSGREMY from the coding sequence ATGACTACAAACAGAACATTTACAATGCTTAAACCTGATTCCGTTGAAAAAGGTAATATTGGAGCAATTTTAGAAAAAATAAATGCTGCCGGTTTTAGAATAGTGGCTATGAAGTTAACACAAATGACTGAGAGCGATGCTAAAGCATTTTATGCAGTTCATAAAGAAAGACCTTTTTACGGTGATTTAGTTGAGTATATGACACGTGGTCCTATAGTTGCTGCTATTTTAGAAAAAACGAATGCAGTTGAAGATTTTAGAGCATTAATTGGAGCTACTAACCCTGAAGAAGCTGCTGAAGGTACTATAAGAAAATTATTTGCTACCTCTATTAGCGAAAATGCTGTACATGGTAGTGATAGTGACGAAAATGCTGCTATTGAAGGTGCTTTTCATTTTTCAGGAAGAGAAATGTATTAA